A window of Photobacterium sp. GJ3 contains these coding sequences:
- a CDS encoding VOC family protein — protein MKPYVEHANLTVRHLENTIQFLQTAIPEFTVRHQGQQPMYRWCHIGTDETYLALQEVVERDAIDRTPYRDLGINHIGLVVDDVAQVRDRLLRAGYRENDLETSHPWRTRIYFYDRDGIEWEFTQYLSDAPSQRNDYSR, from the coding sequence ATGAAACCCTACGTTGAACATGCCAACCTCACCGTCCGTCATCTGGAAAACACGATCCAATTTCTGCAGACCGCGATCCCGGAATTTACCGTCCGCCATCAGGGACAGCAGCCAATGTACCGTTGGTGCCATATCGGCACAGATGAAACTTATCTGGCGCTGCAGGAGGTGGTTGAACGCGATGCGATTGATCGCACCCCCTACCGGGATCTGGGGATCAACCATATTGGTCTGGTCGTTGACGATGTGGCACAGGTGCGCGACCGGTTACTTCGTGCCGGATACCGGGAAAATGATTTGGAGACCAGCCATCCCTGGCGCACGCGGATTTACTTTTATGATCGGGATGGGATCGAGTGGGAGTTCACGCAGTACCTGAGTGACGCACCTTCGCAGCGCAATGATTATTCCCGGTAA
- a CDS encoding DedA family protein — MDHLLQDLAPLMQEYGYAVLALAIAVEGLGIPAPGQSLLIVASYLSVSGTFSLPSVLLVAGSASWLGNTAGYLVGSKFSHVVEQRGWLKPASVKKVHRFIDKYGVMGLILSRFLEGLKQLMCLGCGMAQMPKHHFLVGNTLAVGIWLLVFGMGPAYFHDEIGQIGLFYQRHQHGFWAVAVFAGLALCWWLVRRRRPAN; from the coding sequence ATGGATCATCTGTTACAGGACTTGGCGCCACTGATGCAGGAATACGGCTATGCAGTGCTGGCGCTGGCCATCGCGGTTGAAGGGCTGGGGATTCCAGCCCCCGGTCAGTCTTTGTTGATTGTCGCCAGCTACTTATCAGTGAGTGGCACGTTTTCACTGCCCTCTGTCTTACTGGTGGCTGGCTCGGCCAGCTGGCTGGGGAATACGGCCGGTTACCTGGTGGGATCGAAATTTTCTCATGTTGTAGAACAACGGGGATGGCTCAAACCCGCTTCAGTCAAGAAGGTGCACCGCTTTATCGACAAGTACGGCGTCATGGGGTTGATTCTCAGCCGGTTTCTTGAAGGGCTGAAGCAATTGATGTGTCTGGGATGTGGCATGGCGCAAATGCCGAAGCATCACTTTCTGGTCGGCAATACACTGGCGGTCGGGATTTGGCTGTTGGTGTTTGGGATGGGACCTGCGTATTTTCATGATGAAATCGGGCAGATTGGCTTATTTTACCAGCGGCATCAGCATGGATTCTGGGCTGTAGCCGTTTTTGCAGGACTGGCGCTGTGCTGGTGGCTGGTGCGCAGACGCCGTCCTGCGAATTAA
- the btuF gene encoding vitamin B12 ABC transporter substrate-binding protein BtuF has product MKPVRALLLLLCLASTLAQATSAKPQRIISLAPHTTELAYAAGLGDKLVAASDYSDYPPAALALERVANHRGIKLERILALKPDLILAWQGGNPPREMAKLTQLGIEIFYSHPTSLDAIADSLDALGQFADDPVVARKAAADFRQTQSRLAAAYGQKSPVRFFYQLGHSPLMSMSGDSWPSQVFSLCGGQNIFADSPVAYPQISREQVLIRQPQALFATFGHGGPDQSVFNLWQPWQEQLPAVKHQHLYQVQADWLNRPTPRALKAAEIICKQLDEVRKQTSK; this is encoded by the coding sequence GTGAAACCTGTCCGTGCTCTGCTGCTGCTCCTGTGTCTGGCTTCAACACTGGCACAAGCAACCTCAGCCAAACCGCAACGTATCATCAGCCTGGCACCGCATACCACGGAGCTGGCCTATGCTGCCGGACTGGGCGACAAACTGGTGGCCGCCAGTGATTACAGTGATTATCCGCCTGCTGCTCTGGCGCTGGAACGGGTCGCCAATCACCGGGGGATCAAGCTTGAGCGTATTCTGGCGCTGAAGCCGGATCTGATTCTGGCTTGGCAAGGCGGGAATCCTCCCCGTGAAATGGCAAAACTGACACAGCTCGGGATTGAGATTTTTTACTCTCATCCCACCAGCCTGGATGCCATTGCAGACAGTCTGGACGCACTGGGTCAGTTTGCCGACGATCCTGTTGTGGCCCGCAAAGCTGCGGCAGATTTTCGCCAGACCCAATCCAGACTGGCCGCTGCATACGGGCAGAAATCACCCGTCCGTTTTTTCTATCAGCTCGGCCACTCGCCACTGATGTCAATGTCGGGGGACAGCTGGCCCAGTCAGGTGTTCAGCCTTTGCGGCGGGCAGAATATTTTTGCCGACAGCCCGGTGGCTTATCCTCAGATTTCCAGAGAACAGGTGCTGATACGTCAGCCGCAGGCGCTTTTTGCCACCTTCGGCCACGGCGGTCCGGATCAGAGCGTGTTCAATTTGTGGCAACCCTGGCAGGAACAATTGCCGGCAGTGAAACATCAACATCTCTATCAGGTTCAGGCTGACTGGCTCAATCGCCCGACGCCCCGCGCATTAAAAGCTGCGGAAATTATCTGTAAGCAACTCGATGAAGTGCGCAAACAGACAAGCAAATAG